The Thermoplasmata archaeon genome window below encodes:
- a CDS encoding alpha/beta family hydrolase encodes MRDDDKLLDLPDAEFGSGVIGVCDVCGTRQAVIVLQKERFKLCVIDFLNKTWRKSTNAPGAPLPPYRSERIWFPSKAVPGGSAPAIVLTPTKPVRHPAVLITPDVYGLTTTVLDAAIRFAREGFEVLLPDLTKSAGFGASLHFALRGDVRFRGGVAIRSERVATVLELYTDALDTLRARDMVDPARTALFGTSYGASLALALAAQDPKLAAVALAYPVGTNPPDLAKLVTVPILCISGDRDRLAQKARAQLDHARMETRSAFEFVDLPGARHDFLSRDSSHYDVATAEEGWTRIIGFLRRQLLPPPPKPPSVPSKPAAPAAASPAVRPAAAAATSAAPVATAPPPPAPS; translated from the coding sequence ATGCGAGACGACGACAAGCTGTTGGACCTTCCGGACGCGGAGTTCGGGAGCGGCGTCATCGGGGTCTGCGACGTCTGCGGCACCCGCCAGGCCGTGATCGTCCTGCAGAAGGAGCGCTTCAAGCTCTGCGTCATCGATTTTCTCAACAAAACCTGGCGGAAGAGCACGAACGCCCCCGGCGCTCCGCTCCCCCCGTACCGCAGCGAACGGATCTGGTTTCCGAGCAAGGCGGTCCCGGGCGGGAGCGCACCGGCCATCGTGCTGACTCCGACCAAGCCGGTCCGCCACCCCGCCGTCCTCATCACTCCCGACGTCTACGGCCTGACGACCACGGTCCTGGACGCGGCGATCCGGTTCGCACGAGAAGGATTCGAGGTCCTGCTGCCCGACCTGACGAAGAGCGCGGGGTTCGGCGCGTCGCTCCACTTCGCGCTCCGCGGAGACGTACGGTTCCGTGGAGGGGTCGCGATCCGGTCCGAGCGGGTCGCGACGGTCCTCGAGCTCTACACCGACGCGCTCGATACCCTTCGAGCCCGCGACATGGTGGACCCGGCTCGCACGGCGCTCTTCGGGACGAGCTACGGAGCGAGCCTCGCGCTCGCCCTCGCCGCTCAAGATCCCAAGCTCGCCGCCGTGGCGCTCGCCTATCCGGTGGGCACGAATCCTCCGGACCTCGCCAAGCTCGTCACCGTGCCGATCCTCTGCATCTCGGGGGACCGGGATCGCCTCGCCCAGAAGGCCCGGGCCCAGCTCGACCACGCTCGGATGGAGACCCGCAGCGCCTTCGAGTTCGTGGATCTGCCCGGCGCGCGGCACGACTTCCTCTCTCGGGATTCCTCCCATTACGATGTCGCGACCGCCGAAGAGGGTTGGACCCGCATCATCGGGTTCCTCCGTCGGCAGCTCTTGCCTCCGCCCCCGAAGCCGCCGTCGGTGCCGAGCAAACCGGCCGCGCCCGCTGCGGCCTCCCCGGCTGTGCGTCCCGCGGCAGCCGCGGCGACCTCGGCCGCCCCCGTCGCGACCGCCCCGCCGCCTCCGGCGCCGAGTTGA
- a CDS encoding SCP2 sterol-binding domain-containing protein, with the protein MKFPSQPWANALRAVVNRDTEYADAARGWEGDILLRVTGGAVDAPAPGIHLDLANGQCRGAQFVADSRSTESEFVFEASAENWQRVLGRQIDPVQAIMGGTLKVRGNMAKLLRFTRAARQLVQDVSSIPVE; encoded by the coding sequence ATGAAGTTTCCTTCTCAGCCGTGGGCCAACGCTCTTCGCGCGGTGGTGAACCGAGACACCGAGTACGCCGACGCGGCACGCGGCTGGGAGGGTGACATTCTCCTGCGGGTGACCGGTGGTGCGGTCGATGCGCCCGCGCCCGGGATCCACCTCGATCTCGCGAACGGTCAGTGCCGCGGAGCCCAGTTCGTCGCGGACTCTCGGAGCACGGAGAGCGAGTTCGTGTTCGAAGCGTCGGCGGAGAACTGGCAGCGGGTGCTCGGCCGCCAGATCGACCCGGTGCAGGCCATCATGGGAGGCACTCTCAAGGTGCGGGGGAACATGGCGAAGCTTCTGCGGTTCACCCGGGCGGCACGTCAGCTGGTCCAGGACGTGAGCTCGATCCCGGTCGAGTAG
- a CDS encoding 3-hydroxyacyl-CoA dehydrogenase family protein has product MRVTHAGVVGAGAMGSAIAEVLAFNGIPVVLKDVSDELVTKGLGRVRGHVDELVAYNAGRADTEIERIGALGVQLTDAQITTLRAKLAPKFTPARGAEVVARVRGTTTYDEFRDVDFVVEAVFERTEVKRPVLEALDAVLPEHAVIGSNTSSLSITRLARGLQHVSQTLVTHFFNPPYTLPLVEVAGGVDTREDVVTDTIEFLQGLRNHRFPIVPIRVKESPAFVVNRILLPVLNEACFVLEEGLASSRDVDLAMKSGAGFPMGPFELADLIGLDVALEVSETLQREFGDPKYRPSPTLRRLVDAGHLGRKTGRGFYEYS; this is encoded by the coding sequence ATGCGCGTCACGCATGCGGGCGTGGTGGGAGCCGGAGCCATGGGATCGGCGATCGCCGAGGTCCTCGCGTTCAATGGGATTCCGGTAGTTCTCAAGGACGTCAGCGATGAGCTCGTGACGAAGGGCCTCGGCCGAGTGCGGGGCCACGTCGACGAGCTCGTCGCGTACAACGCCGGGCGCGCGGACACGGAGATCGAACGGATCGGAGCGCTCGGCGTCCAGCTCACGGATGCTCAGATCACGACGCTCCGCGCGAAGCTCGCGCCCAAGTTCACGCCGGCCCGTGGAGCGGAGGTGGTGGCACGCGTCCGCGGGACCACCACGTACGACGAGTTCCGGGACGTGGACTTCGTGGTCGAGGCGGTCTTCGAGCGCACCGAGGTCAAGCGGCCGGTGCTCGAAGCGCTCGACGCGGTCCTCCCCGAGCACGCGGTGATTGGTTCGAACACCTCCTCCCTCTCGATCACCCGGCTCGCCCGCGGTCTCCAGCACGTCTCCCAGACGCTCGTCACTCACTTCTTCAACCCGCCGTACACGCTCCCCCTGGTCGAGGTGGCGGGCGGCGTCGATACTCGAGAGGACGTCGTGACCGACACGATCGAATTCCTGCAGGGGCTGCGCAACCACCGATTCCCGATCGTTCCGATCCGGGTGAAGGAGTCGCCGGCATTTGTCGTCAACCGGATCCTCCTCCCGGTCCTCAACGAAGCGTGCTTCGTGCTCGAAGAGGGCCTGGCTTCCTCCCGGGACGTCGACCTCGCGATGAAGTCCGGGGCGGGGTTTCCGATGGGACCCTTCGAGCTCGCGGACCTCATCGGGCTCGATGTCGCCTTGGAAGTGTCGGAGACGCTCCAGCGCGAATTCGGCGACCCGAAGTACCGCCCCTCCCCGACGCTGCGTCGATTGGTCGATGCCGGGCACCTAGGTCGAAAGACGGGGCGCGGCTTCTACGAGTACTCCTGA
- a CDS encoding OB-fold domain-containing protein: MVPPLQLRRCVSCQGLYVPGNGPCPRCGMREALAVEVPPLGTVVAVTELTSPAEGWSAPHRIALVELTEAVRLLGIVEGPLPVIGDTVGIRKEGDVYRFNSAPPG, from the coding sequence ATGGTGCCCCCCCTCCAACTCCGGCGCTGCGTCTCGTGTCAGGGGCTGTACGTTCCGGGCAACGGCCCCTGCCCTCGCTGCGGCATGCGGGAGGCGCTCGCGGTGGAGGTCCCGCCCCTCGGAACCGTGGTCGCCGTCACGGAGCTCACGAGCCCCGCCGAAGGTTGGAGCGCCCCTCACCGGATCGCGCTGGTCGAGCTCACCGAAGCGGTTCGCCTGCTCGGGATCGTGGAGGGTCCGTTGCCGGTGATCGGCGACACGGTCGGCATTCGCAAGGAAGGCGACGTGTATCGTTTCAACTCCGCGCCGCCCGGATAG